A genomic segment from Glycine soja cultivar W05 chromosome 18, ASM419377v2, whole genome shotgun sequence encodes:
- the LOC114396634 gene encoding uncharacterized protein LOC114396634 produces the protein MNDTTTTATATTATASTALLDRRGKYNRSVSNLNDEFHTFRSYIRWMCVDQSNPFTAALSWSLFLLLAVAVPAASHFLLACPDCDARHSRPYDAVVQLSLTSVSALSFLCLAVFVRKYGLRRFLFFDKLCDESETVRTNYMAQHNRSLKILSVFVGPCFVAECAYKIWWYTSGAPQIPFLGNVYVSDAVACILELWSWLYRTTVIFLVCVLFRLICHLQILRLCDFARFFHVDSDVASVMSEHLRIRRHLRIISHRFRAFILLALVLVTGSQFACLLVTTKHTKDMNIYKTGELALCSVTLLSALCILLRSATKITHKAQAITGLAAKWHVCATLDFDGVLTEGGTPTAPQSSHETMFPNVGTDGESETDEAGDEEDEIDTTKLIPSYAYSTISYQKRQALVKYFENNRAGITVYGFMLDRSTLNTIFGIELSLVLWLLGKTIGFS, from the exons ATGAACgacaccaccaccaccgccaccgCCACCACCGCCACCGCCTCCACGGCGCTGCTAGATCGCCGTGGCAAGTACAACCGCAGCGTCTCCAACTTGAACGACGAGTTCCACACGTTCCGCTCCTACATCCGGTGGATGTGCGTGGACCAGTCCAACCCCTTCACCGCCGCGCTCTCGTGGTCCCTGTTCCTCCTCCTCGCCGTCGCCGTCCCCGCCGCGTCGCACTTCCTCCTCGCCTGCCCCGACTGCGACGCCCGTCACTCTCGCCCTTACGACGCCGTCGTCCAGCTCTCTCTCACCTCCGTCTCCGCCCTCTCCTTCCTCTGCCTCGCCGTCTTCGTCCGCAAGTACGGCCTCCGGAGGTTCCTCTTCTTCGATAAGCTCTGCGATGAGAGCGAGACCGTTAGAACCAACTATATGGCGCAGCACAAT AGGTCACTGAAGATCCTTTCGGTGTTTGTGGGGCCATGTTTCGTGGCCGAGTGTGCATACAAGATATGGTGGTACACATCCGGAGCCCCACAGATCCCCTTCTTAGGGAACGTGTACGTGAGCGATGCGGTGGCGTGCATACTAGAACTGTGGTCGTGGCTGTACCGAACCACGGTGATCTTCCTGGTGTGCGTTCTGTTCCGTCTGATCTGCCACCTCCAGATCCTGCGGCTCTGCGACTTCGCAAGGTTCTTCCACGTGGACTCCGACGTGGCATCGGTGATGTCGGAGCACCTTAGGATCAGGAGGCACCTGCGAATCATAAGCCACAGGTTCCGCGCGTTCATCCTACTCGCGCTTGTATTGGTCACCGGAAGCCAGTTCGCGTGCCTCCTGGTTACTACTAAGCATACGAAAGACATGAACATTTACAAGACCGGTGAACTTGCG CTGTGCTCAGTTACACTCCTTTCTGCGTTGTGCATCTTGTTGCGTAGTGCAACGAAAATAACACACAAAGCCCAAGCGATCACGGGGCTTGCTGCCAAGTGGCATGTGTGTGCGACGTTGGATTTTGATGGAGTTTTAACGGAAGGTGGGACACCAACGGCTCCTCAGAGTTCCCATGAAACAATGTTTCCTAATGTGGGAACGGATGGGGAATCAGAGACTGATGAAGCTggtgatgaagaagatgaaatTGATACTACCAAGTTGATCCCATCCTATGCTTATAGCACCATCTCTTATCAGAAGAGACAAGCTCTTG TAAAATACTTTGAGAATAATAGGGCAGGGATTACAGTATATGGATTCATGTTGGATAGGAGCACACTCAACACTATATTTGGCATTGAACTGTCGTTAGTTCTTTGGCTGCTTGGGAAAACCATAGGCTTCTCTTGA
- the LOC114396635 gene encoding protein transport protein SEC13 homolog B-like, with translation MPSQKVETGHQDTVHDVAMDYYGKRLATASSDHTIKIIGVSNTASQHLATLTGHQGPVWQVAWAHPKFGSLLASCSYDGRVIVWKEGNQNEWTQAHVFDDHKSSVNSVAWAPHELGLCLACGSSDGNISVVTARADGGWDTARIDQAHPVGVTSVSWAPSMAPGALVGGGLLDPVQKLCSGGCDNTVKVWKLNNGLWKMDCFPALQMHMDWVRDVAWAPNLGLPKSTIASASQDGKVIIWTVAKDGDQWEGKVLNDFKTPVWRVSWSLTGNILAVADGNNNVTLWKEAVDGEWQQVTTVEP, from the coding sequence ATGCCTTCTCAGAAGGTTGAAACGGGTCATCAAGACACAGTCCATGATGTTGCGATGGATTATTATGGTAAGAGGCTGGCCACGGCTTCATCAGATCACACGATTAAGATAATTGGGGTGAGCAACACGGCCTCTCAGCATCTCGCAACATTGACTGGTCACCAAGGACCTGTTTGGCAAGTGGCATGGGCTCACCCTAAGTTTGGTTCTCTACTTGCATCATGTTCCTATGATGGTCGTGTCATTGTTTGGAAGGAGGGTAACCAGAATGAATGGACTCAAGCTCATGTGTTTGATGACCACAAGTCATCTGTGAATTCGGTTGCTTGGGCGCCTCACGAGTTGGGTCTTTGCTTGGCTTGTGGCTCATCTGATGGGAACATATCTGTTGTCACTGCAAGAGCAGACGGTGGCTGGGACACTGCAAGGATTGATCAGGCTCATCCAGTTGGGGTCACTTCGGTGTCGTGGGCGCCATCGATGGCACCCGGAGCCCTTGTCGGTGGTGGGTTGCTTGATCCTGTACAGAAGCTGTGCTCTGGTGGTTGTGATAATACTGTGAAGGTATGGAAGCTAAACAATGGACTCTGGAAGATGGACTGCTTCCCTGCTCTTCAGATGCACATGGATTGGGTTCGAGATGTTGCTTGGGCACCCAATTTAGGGCTCCCTAAATCTACCATTGCTAGTGCATCACAGGACGGTAAAGTGATTATATGGACCGTGGCAAAAGATGGGGATCAGTGGGAAGGCAAGGTTTTGAATGATTTCAAGACACCTGTTTGGAGGGTCTCATGGTCTTTGACAGGAAACATACTGGCTGTGGCTGATGGGAACAACAATGTGACATTGTGGAAGGAAGCAGTAGACGGGGAATGGCAACAGGTGACAACAGTGGAGCCTTAG